From Segatella copri, the proteins below share one genomic window:
- a CDS encoding TonB-dependent receptor: MNKSTVMKGKEIIFALSILALPAPTLAGTPKMMVETETSTTIRQQMDWLHRIRKINFVYDSSLDGELNIKYHGPDIQHLPVKKALKALFEKTHILYNINANYVILKRKPVQQISTSYTNINHKVQQVQRRHTLSGYVRDESGESLINATIYDLTDGIGTTTNEYGFFSLTLPEGEHQLRFSYVGYADKVEKWNLSKDMHHNMALRVDGKLPEVVVDGDLNSPLLTTQTGKRSFSNKDIKTEFALMSSPDVVKTLQRVSGVAEGQELASGLYVHGGNGDENLYLIDGTPLYDTNHALGLFSSFNADVVKNVDFYKSGFPARYGGRLSSVVDVRTADGNMNQFHGAYRIGLLDASVQFEGPIRKGKTSYNIGMRRSWMDLLSRPLTKAFSDPDDKLSIGYYFMDLNAKVTHRFNDRSKIDLSLYHGKDSWDVKDDFDQSKADGYQPNQSYDKDLTKSQLDWGNFNVALNWNYLFSPKLFSNITAVYSHNRSKLYSFDDDRYINPSGENATSVTHLEHGYTSTIYDAGYRLAFDYRPNPRHHFRFGSDYTMHLFRPQTAMQLDYTGYEGNASAQVDTIRMNSSNRHVAHEWTVYAEDEININRNWSMNVGFNMGLFHISNKNFLNIDPRFALKYQLSNEVSLKASFTQMTQYVHKVSNSYLSLPTDYWVPTTRNLKPMRSYQFAAGIYAQPNRHWLLSLEGYYKLSKHLLQYSSWVGIEPPAEHWDSQVMDGKGLFYGVEADATYRTNHLTLSGSYTLSWNKRKYDDFYQDWYYDKYDNRHKLNLSLRYAFNKKVSCFAVWNYHTGNHATVPTQLAALPSLPDQEGKYYRNWWNSASYVYAIPNNLTLPAYHRLDLGFDFRHVTKHGHERIWNLSIYNAYCHLNSMYVKVDYNEGTQQFEAKNKGFIPIIPSFSYTIKF, from the coding sequence ATGAATAAAAGTACAGTTATGAAAGGTAAAGAGATAATTTTTGCGCTCTCAATTCTAGCCTTGCCAGCTCCAACGTTGGCAGGTACGCCGAAGATGATGGTGGAAACTGAGACTTCTACCACCATCCGTCAGCAGATGGATTGGCTGCACCGCATCAGGAAAATCAACTTCGTCTATGATTCATCGCTTGATGGGGAATTGAACATCAAGTATCATGGACCAGACATCCAGCATCTTCCGGTGAAGAAGGCACTGAAAGCGCTTTTCGAGAAAACTCATATTCTATATAATATCAATGCGAACTATGTGATATTGAAGCGAAAACCCGTACAACAAATATCAACATCTTACACGAATATCAATCACAAAGTTCAGCAGGTTCAGCGTCGCCACACTCTCAGCGGATACGTCCGTGACGAGAGTGGCGAATCGCTGATTAATGCCACCATCTATGATCTGACGGATGGCATCGGCACAACCACCAATGAGTATGGTTTCTTTTCGCTTACTCTGCCTGAAGGCGAGCACCAGCTTCGCTTTTCGTATGTGGGCTATGCCGACAAGGTGGAAAAATGGAATCTTTCGAAAGATATGCATCATAATATGGCACTCCGTGTTGATGGTAAACTGCCTGAGGTGGTGGTAGATGGCGACTTGAACTCTCCGCTTCTGACCACGCAAACCGGCAAGCGCTCCTTTTCGAACAAGGATATCAAGACTGAATTTGCCCTGATGTCTTCGCCGGATGTGGTGAAGACCCTGCAGCGTGTGAGTGGAGTGGCAGAAGGACAGGAGTTGGCAAGCGGACTCTATGTGCATGGCGGCAATGGTGATGAGAACCTTTATCTGATAGATGGTACTCCGCTTTATGATACGAATCATGCGCTGGGGCTTTTCTCCAGTTTCAATGCCGATGTGGTGAAGAACGTGGATTTCTACAAGAGCGGCTTTCCTGCACGATATGGTGGAAGATTGTCGTCGGTGGTGGATGTGCGTACTGCCGATGGAAACATGAATCAGTTTCATGGTGCCTATCGCATCGGACTGCTCGATGCCAGTGTGCAGTTTGAGGGACCTATCCGGAAAGGCAAGACCTCTTATAATATAGGTATGCGCCGTTCCTGGATGGATTTGCTGTCCCGTCCCTTGACCAAGGCTTTCTCTGATCCAGACGATAAACTCTCGATAGGTTATTACTTCATGGACCTGAATGCCAAGGTAACCCATCGTTTCAACGACCGTTCGAAGATAGACTTGAGTCTCTATCACGGAAAAGACAGCTGGGATGTGAAGGATGATTTTGATCAAAGTAAGGCAGATGGGTATCAACCCAACCAAAGCTATGACAAGGACTTGACGAAGTCGCAGCTGGATTGGGGAAACTTTAATGTAGCACTCAACTGGAACTACCTGTTCTCTCCGAAGCTCTTTTCAAACATTACAGCGGTGTATTCCCATAATCGTTCCAAGTTGTATTCCTTTGATGATGATCGTTATATCAATCCTTCGGGAGAGAATGCCACTTCTGTCACTCACTTGGAGCATGGTTATACCTCAACGATTTATGATGCGGGCTATCGTCTGGCATTCGATTACCGTCCGAACCCTCGTCATCATTTCCGTTTTGGAAGCGACTATACGATGCATCTCTTTCGCCCCCAGACAGCTATGCAATTGGATTATACTGGATATGAGGGAAATGCATCAGCCCAAGTTGATACCATCCGAATGAATAGTAGTAATCGTCATGTGGCGCATGAGTGGACGGTATACGCAGAGGATGAAATCAATATCAACCGCAACTGGAGTATGAATGTTGGCTTCAATATGGGCCTTTTTCATATCAGTAACAAGAACTTCTTGAATATCGACCCACGTTTTGCCCTGAAATATCAACTGAGCAATGAGGTGTCGCTGAAGGCTTCCTTTACTCAGATGACCCAGTATGTGCATAAGGTCTCTAACAGCTACTTGTCCTTGCCTACGGATTATTGGGTACCGACTACCCGAAATCTGAAGCCAATGCGTTCTTATCAGTTTGCGGCAGGAATCTATGCCCAGCCCAACCGCCATTGGCTTCTGTCGCTCGAAGGGTATTACAAGTTGTCCAAGCATCTGCTTCAATACAGCAGTTGGGTAGGCATAGAGCCGCCTGCTGAGCATTGGGATTCGCAAGTGATGGATGGCAAGGGGCTCTTCTATGGCGTTGAGGCTGATGCCACTTATCGCACCAATCATCTGACTTTGAGTGGTTCTTATACGCTCTCTTGGAACAAGCGAAAGTATGATGACTTCTATCAGGATTGGTATTACGACAAGTATGATAACCGCCATAAGCTGAATCTGTCCTTGCGGTATGCGTTCAACAAGAAGGTGAGTTGCTTTGCGGTCTGGAACTATCACACGGGCAATCATGCCACGGTGCCAACCCAGTTGGCGGCATTGCCAAGCTTGCCAGATCAAGAAGGCAAGTATTACAGGAATTGGTGGAATTCCGCCTCTTATGTCTATGCCATCCCCAATAATTTGACGCTTCCAGCTTATCATCGCTTGGACTTGGGATTCGATTTCCGTCATGTCACCAAGCATGGACATGAGCGCATTTGGAATTTGAGCATCTATAATGCTTATTGCCATCTCAACTCGATGTACGTCAAGGTGGACTATAATGAGGGTACGCAGCAGTTTGAGGCGAAAAACAAGGGATTTATTCCAATAATACCTTCATTTAGCTATACTATCAAGTTTTAA
- a CDS encoding RNA polymerase sigma-70 factor — translation MQEIDLIFQQYYRPLCLYATHYLHDIDEAEDVVQDCFVKLISRNIMPENIKAFLYISVRNACIDLLRCQSPIDTEISPTDLCGVISDDQAQESSFREAKLWTAIELLPERCREIFLMSKRDGMTYREIAEELNLSEKTVEHQISKALKTLRGKKDDFLADFFYILPFIHGGIL, via the coding sequence ATGCAAGAGATAGACTTGATATTTCAGCAGTATTATCGTCCGCTATGTCTTTATGCCACTCATTATCTGCATGATATCGATGAGGCTGAAGACGTGGTGCAGGATTGTTTTGTGAAATTGATAAGTAGGAACATCATGCCGGAAAACATCAAGGCTTTCTTATATATCTCTGTGCGCAATGCCTGTATCGACCTGTTGCGCTGCCAGTCTCCGATAGATACGGAGATTTCTCCTACCGATTTATGTGGCGTGATTTCTGATGACCAGGCACAGGAAAGTTCTTTCCGGGAGGCAAAACTGTGGACGGCTATCGAGCTATTACCCGAACGATGCAGGGAAATCTTCCTGATGAGCAAGCGTGACGGAATGACTTATCGGGAGATAGCTGAAGAACTGAACCTGTCGGAAAAGACCGTGGAGCATCAGATTTCCAAGGCTTTAAAGACCTTACGAGGCAAGAAAGATGATTTTCTTGCAGATTTTTTCTATATTTTACCTTTCATCCATGGGGGTATTCTGTAA
- the tyrS gene encoding tyrosine--tRNA ligase translates to MAKNFVEELKWRGMLAQIMPGTEEYLNTHMVSAYLGTDPTADSLHIGHLCGIMMLRHLQRCGHKPYLLVGGATGMIGDPSGKSQERNLLDSETLYHNQEAIKKQVSKFLDFDGNEPNKAELVNNYDWMKDFTFLDFARVVGKHITVNYMMAKDSVQKRLNGEARDGLSFTEFTYQLLQGYDFLYQYEKYGVRLQLGGNDQWGNMTTGTELIHRTLGNDAECFCLTCPLITKADGKKFGKTESGNIWLDRNRTTPYAFYQFWLNVSDDDAEKYIKIFTDLDKETIDALVEEHKQDPGRRVLQKRLAEEVTIMVHSQEDLDMAIAASNILFGKATKENLAQLDEATLNDVFANVPHYDLDKNLLGGTAVDLFNQEGMQIFPSKSEMRKLVKGGGVSLNKEKLAAFDQVVTADDLIDGKYLLVQKGKKNYFLITVK, encoded by the coding sequence ATGGCAAAAAATTTTGTTGAAGAATTGAAATGGCGTGGTATGCTGGCGCAGATAATGCCAGGTACTGAGGAATATCTCAACACCCACATGGTGTCTGCCTATCTCGGAACCGACCCTACTGCAGACTCTCTGCACATCGGTCACCTTTGTGGTATCATGATGTTGCGCCACTTGCAGCGTTGTGGCCATAAGCCTTATCTCCTCGTCGGCGGTGCCACGGGTATGATTGGCGACCCTTCTGGCAAGAGCCAGGAGCGCAATCTTCTCGATTCAGAGACTCTCTATCATAACCAGGAAGCTATCAAGAAGCAGGTATCTAAGTTCCTCGACTTCGATGGCAATGAGCCTAACAAGGCGGAGTTGGTGAACAACTACGACTGGATGAAGGACTTCACCTTCCTCGATTTCGCTCGTGTGGTTGGTAAGCATATCACTGTAAACTACATGATGGCGAAGGATAGCGTGCAGAAGCGCTTGAACGGTGAGGCTCGCGACGGCTTGTCTTTCACTGAGTTCACCTATCAGTTGCTCCAGGGCTACGACTTCCTCTATCAGTATGAGAAGTATGGCGTGCGTCTCCAGTTGGGTGGTAACGACCAGTGGGGTAACATGACTACCGGTACTGAGCTGATTCACCGTACATTGGGTAACGATGCAGAGTGCTTCTGCCTTACTTGCCCATTGATTACCAAGGCAGACGGTAAGAAGTTCGGTAAGACAGAGAGCGGTAACATCTGGTTGGACCGTAATCGCACTACTCCTTACGCTTTCTACCAGTTCTGGTTGAACGTAAGCGATGATGATGCCGAGAAGTACATCAAGATCTTCACTGACCTTGACAAGGAGACTATCGATGCTCTCGTAGAGGAGCACAAGCAGGATCCAGGTCGCCGTGTACTCCAGAAGCGTCTGGCTGAGGAGGTTACCATAATGGTTCACTCTCAGGAGGATTTGGATATGGCTATCGCAGCCAGCAACATCCTCTTCGGTAAGGCAACCAAGGAGAATCTGGCACAGCTCGATGAGGCTACATTGAACGATGTATTTGCCAATGTACCTCACTACGATCTCGACAAGAACTTGCTCGGTGGTACAGCTGTTGACCTCTTCAACCAGGAAGGTATGCAGATCTTCCCAAGTAAGAGCGAGATGCGTAAGCTCGTTAAGGGTGGTGGCGTTTCACTCAACAAGGAGAAGCTCGCTGCTTTCGATCAGGTTGTAACTGCTGATGACCTGATTGACGGCAAGTATCTTTTGGTTCAGAAAGGTAAGAAGAACTACTTCTTGATTACTGTTAAGTAA
- the yidD gene encoding membrane protein insertion efficiency factor YidD, with protein sequence MKILFMIAHGMRKVLVWILILPILFYQKCITPYTPPSCRFQPTCSEYARQAILKHGPFKGLALAVWRILRCNPWGGSGYDPVP encoded by the coding sequence ATGAAGATTCTCTTTATGATAGCACATGGCATGAGAAAGGTGTTGGTATGGATTCTTATACTGCCGATATTGTTTTATCAGAAGTGTATTACTCCTTATACGCCACCTTCTTGTCGCTTTCAGCCCACTTGCTCAGAGTATGCGAGACAAGCCATCCTGAAGCATGGTCCCTTTAAGGGACTGGCTTTGGCTGTTTGGCGCATCTTAAGATGCAATCCTTGGGGTGGTTCGGGTTATGATCCCGTACCGTAA
- the rnpA gene encoding ribonuclease P protein component has protein sequence MSTDRNKTFGKKEHLCKLTLIEQLFGGGAKAMTAWPMRMVFLLVDKKDEQAPSVQVLISVSKRYFKHAVKRNRVKRQIREAFRYQKQELETCMQNYVGKQLLVAFVWQTEQLQPSKLVSTKMTKLLDRLVDNIKEMQSETVMKESSL, from the coding sequence ATGTCAACAGACAGAAATAAAACATTCGGAAAGAAAGAGCATCTATGTAAACTGACACTTATAGAACAGCTCTTTGGAGGTGGTGCTAAAGCAATGACGGCATGGCCTATGAGAATGGTGTTTCTTCTTGTTGACAAGAAAGATGAGCAAGCACCTTCTGTTCAAGTTCTTATCAGTGTATCAAAGCGTTATTTTAAGCACGCAGTAAAGCGCAATCGGGTAAAGCGACAGATACGTGAAGCTTTTCGTTATCAAAAACAAGAGCTGGAGACTTGTATGCAGAATTATGTTGGAAAACAATTGCTTGTGGCTTTTGTTTGGCAAACAGAACAATTGCAGCCTTCAAAGCTGGTTTCAACCAAAATGACTAAACTTTTGGATAGATTGGTTGATAATATCAAGGAGATGCAATCTGAAACAGTCATGAAAGAGAGCAGTTTATGA
- a CDS encoding uroporphyrinogen-III synthase, protein MIKKILVSQPKPASEKSPYFDIQAQYGVECVFRPFFKVEGLSSKEFRQQKINLLDYTAVVFTSRHAVDNYFKLAKEMRITIPEDMKYFCVIETIALYIQKYVQYRKRKVFFGDTGKIDGLMGQMARHKTEKYLVPLSSVHNDDIANLLDEKKLNHTECVMYRTVSNDFSEEEIKNFDYDMMLFFSPTGVKALKKNFPNFEQGNIAVGAFGPATAKTVEDEGLRLDLEAPNKVFPSMTGALADYLKRHNK, encoded by the coding sequence ATGATAAAGAAAATTTTAGTTTCTCAGCCAAAACCTGCAAGTGAGAAGTCTCCTTACTTCGATATCCAGGCTCAATATGGAGTAGAATGTGTGTTCCGTCCATTCTTTAAGGTAGAGGGGCTCTCTTCTAAAGAATTCCGTCAGCAGAAAATAAATTTGCTTGACTATACTGCAGTCGTATTTACATCTCGTCATGCAGTAGACAACTACTTTAAATTAGCTAAGGAGATGCGTATCACAATTCCTGAAGATATGAAATATTTCTGTGTGATAGAGACTATCGCTCTCTACATCCAAAAGTATGTTCAGTATCGCAAGCGTAAGGTGTTCTTTGGTGATACAGGTAAAATTGATGGGTTGATGGGACAGATGGCTCGCCATAAAACCGAGAAATATCTGGTACCATTAAGCAGTGTTCATAATGATGATATTGCCAACTTGCTTGATGAGAAAAAACTCAATCATACAGAATGTGTAATGTATCGTACTGTAAGCAATGATTTCTCAGAAGAGGAAATCAAGAACTTCGATTATGATATGATGCTTTTCTTTAGCCCAACAGGTGTAAAGGCTCTGAAGAAGAATTTCCCTAATTTTGAACAAGGGAATATCGCTGTTGGCGCTTTTGGTCCTGCTACAGCAAAAACGGTTGAAGATGAGGGCTTACGCCTTGATCTGGAGGCTCCTAATAAAGTTTTTCCATCTATGACAGGTGCCTTGGCAGATTATCTGAAACGTCATAATAAATAG
- a CDS encoding DUF4271 domain-containing protein: protein MVQQADSIQTDAALEAESQQQVLRQHSSQLTPKEVLSWLPKNATPAQQDSMIRAHIKPSEIHWSKMPDTLHLPGHKAGKSFRDVSLPQYYRESFFSKDSLFHPELKGGRLGVAGDPVPYTVAGDSFITSLLLVCFLLACIAFSKSKHFVIRQAKTFFRTPRIGTTEVTETSSEVRYQFFFVLQTCLLLAIGYFIYSKASISDTFIVDQYQVISIYAGCMGGYFLLKAFLYVISGWVFFEKKKNVQWLKAYLFLISCQGVALFPMVMLLSYFDFPLQIAVIYTLTILGLVKLLAFLKAYIIFFRRNGVFLQIFLYFCALEVIPLFALWGGLVLISHYLKINF, encoded by the coding sequence ATGGTGCAACAGGCAGATTCGATACAGACAGATGCCGCACTTGAGGCTGAATCGCAACAGCAAGTGCTCAGGCAACATAGCAGCCAGCTCACACCCAAAGAGGTGTTGAGCTGGCTGCCTAAGAATGCAACGCCAGCTCAGCAGGACTCCATGATTAGGGCACATATCAAGCCCAGTGAGATTCATTGGAGCAAGATGCCGGATACATTACACTTGCCGGGACATAAGGCAGGTAAGAGTTTTAGGGATGTAAGTTTGCCACAATATTATCGTGAGTCATTCTTTTCAAAAGATTCTCTGTTTCATCCGGAATTAAAGGGTGGACGCTTAGGGGTGGCAGGTGATCCTGTTCCCTATACGGTAGCTGGTGATAGCTTTATTACTTCATTGCTGTTGGTCTGTTTTCTCTTGGCTTGTATAGCATTCTCTAAATCTAAGCATTTTGTTATACGCCAGGCAAAAACCTTCTTCCGTACTCCACGCATCGGTACAACAGAGGTGACGGAGACCAGTTCTGAAGTAAGATACCAGTTCTTCTTCGTGTTGCAGACCTGTCTTTTGCTGGCAATCGGGTATTTCATTTATTCGAAAGCATCTATCAGCGATACGTTTATCGTAGACCAATATCAGGTGATCAGTATATATGCTGGTTGTATGGGGGGCTATTTCTTGTTGAAGGCGTTCCTCTATGTGATTTCTGGTTGGGTATTCTTTGAAAAGAAAAAAAATGTACAATGGCTCAAGGCATACTTGTTCCTTATATCATGTCAAGGAGTGGCCTTGTTCCCAATGGTGATGCTTTTGTCGTATTTCGATTTTCCATTGCAAATTGCAGTGATATACACGTTGACTATCCTTGGATTAGTTAAATTGTTGGCTTTTTTGAAGGCTTACATTATCTTTTTTAGAAGAAATGGCGTGTTTCTGCAAATATTTTTGTACTTTTGTGCCCTTGAAGTGATACCCTTGTTCGCTCTTTGGGGTGGACTTGTGTTAATCAGTCATTATTTGAAAATAAACTTTTAA
- the metK gene encoding methionine adenosyltransferase codes for MAYLFSSESVSEGHPDKVADQISDALLDQFLAYDDHAHCAIETFCTTGQVVIMGEVRSNVYVDLQNIARKTIKKIGYTKSEYQFDGDSCGVLTAIHEQSDDINRGVSREEDENQGAGDQGMMFGYATTETENYMPVSLDLAQLIMRVLADIRKEGKVMTYLRPDSKSQVTIEYSDDNIPQRIDTIVVSTQHDDFIKKANGEDDDDAMLAKIREDVINILIPRVKTHLSDKVLALFNDDIKYFVNPTGKFVIGGPHGDTGLTGRKIIVDTYGGKGAHGGGAFSGKDSSKVDRSAAYAARYIAKNMVAAGVADEMLVQVSYAIGVAEPVSIYVNTYGRSHVNMTDGEIAKKIAEMFDLRPKAIERQLKLRQPMFQETAAYGHMGRKNEIVEKTFTSRYHEAKTVKVELFTWEKLDKVDEIKKVFGL; via the coding sequence ATGGCATATTTGTTTTCATCAGAATCAGTTTCTGAAGGACATCCAGATAAAGTGGCTGATCAGATTTCAGATGCATTGCTTGACCAGTTTTTGGCTTACGATGACCACGCTCATTGCGCCATCGAAACCTTTTGTACTACTGGTCAGGTAGTAATCATGGGTGAGGTTCGCTCTAACGTTTATGTTGATTTGCAGAACATTGCCCGCAAGACTATCAAGAAAATCGGTTATACCAAGAGCGAATATCAGTTTGACGGCGACTCTTGTGGTGTGCTTACTGCTATCCATGAACAGAGCGATGATATTAACCGCGGTGTAAGTCGTGAGGAGGATGAGAATCAGGGTGCAGGCGACCAGGGTATGATGTTCGGTTATGCTACAACGGAAACCGAAAATTATATGCCGGTATCACTCGACTTGGCTCAGCTCATCATGCGTGTACTTGCAGATATCCGCAAGGAGGGCAAGGTGATGACTTATCTCCGTCCGGACTCTAAGAGCCAGGTAACTATCGAATACTCAGACGATAATATCCCACAGCGCATCGATACCATCGTAGTTTCTACCCAGCATGATGATTTTATCAAGAAGGCAAATGGTGAGGACGATGATGATGCTATGCTGGCAAAGATTCGTGAGGATGTAATCAATATCCTGATTCCAAGAGTAAAGACTCACCTGAGTGATAAGGTGTTGGCTCTCTTCAATGATGACATCAAGTACTTTGTAAACCCTACAGGTAAGTTCGTGATTGGTGGTCCTCATGGAGATACAGGTCTTACCGGTCGTAAGATCATTGTAGATACTTATGGAGGCAAGGGCGCTCATGGTGGTGGTGCCTTCTCAGGTAAGGATAGCAGTAAGGTTGACCGTTCGGCTGCTTATGCTGCCCGTTATATTGCAAAGAATATGGTTGCAGCCGGCGTTGCAGATGAAATGTTGGTTCAGGTAAGTTATGCTATCGGTGTGGCAGAACCGGTTAGTATCTATGTAAATACTTACGGCAGAAGCCATGTGAATATGACTGACGGCGAGATTGCAAAGAAAATTGCAGAAATGTTTGATCTTCGTCCTAAAGCAATCGAGCGCCAGTTGAAGTTGCGCCAGCCAATGTTCCAGGAAACTGCGGCATATGGACACATGGGACGTAAGAATGAGATAGTAGAGAAAACCTTCACTAGCCGATATCATGAGGCTAAAACTGTGAAGGTAGAACTCTTTACATGGGAAAAATTAGATAAGGTAGACGAAATCAAGAAAGTTTTCGGACTTTAA
- the xerA gene encoding site-specific tyrosine recombinase/integron integrase, which translates to MRNEIIKNYMRYLKLGRNFSKNTLDAYYHDLNFLLEYADKNNLVLTEMKLEDLENFSASLHDRGVSARSQARILSGIRSFYRYLVLDDYIKDDPTELLVSPQIGKHLPEYLSVEEVDMLEAAIDLEKWEGQRNKAIIETLFSCGLRVSELVNLKKSDVFEEEKFIRVIGKGNKERIVPISGKALKEINLWYIDRNLMTIKPGEEDYVFLNRRGAHLTRNMILIMIKNAAYDAGIKKTISPHTLRHSFATALLKGGADLRVIQALLGHEDIGTTEIYTHLETSDLRRAILEHHPRNIKYSEENQVLDSDKTDKRCPNNR; encoded by the coding sequence ATGAGGAATGAAATTATAAAGAACTATATGAGATACCTCAAGTTGGGGCGTAATTTCTCCAAAAATACGTTGGATGCCTATTATCATGACTTGAATTTTCTCTTGGAGTATGCTGATAAGAACAATTTGGTGCTGACGGAAATGAAATTGGAAGACTTGGAGAATTTTTCTGCAAGTTTACATGATCGTGGTGTTTCTGCTCGTTCACAAGCTCGGATTTTGAGCGGAATCCGTTCTTTCTACCGGTATCTGGTGCTTGATGATTATATAAAAGACGATCCGACCGAATTACTGGTTTCTCCCCAAATAGGAAAGCATTTGCCGGAGTATTTATCTGTAGAAGAGGTTGACATGCTTGAAGCGGCTATCGATTTGGAAAAATGGGAGGGACAGCGTAATAAGGCGATTATAGAAACCCTGTTCTCCTGTGGCCTTCGCGTTTCGGAACTTGTGAATCTAAAGAAAAGCGATGTGTTTGAAGAAGAAAAGTTTATTAGGGTTATAGGTAAAGGTAACAAGGAACGCATCGTTCCTATTTCAGGTAAGGCTCTGAAAGAAATCAATCTTTGGTATATAGACCGGAATCTGATGACAATCAAGCCAGGTGAGGAAGACTATGTCTTCTTGAATCGTAGAGGTGCTCATCTCACACGCAATATGATACTTATCATGATAAAAAATGCGGCTTATGATGCAGGAATCAAGAAAACCATTTCTCCTCATACTTTACGCCATAGTTTTGCTACAGCCTTGTTGAAAGGTGGAGCCGATCTGAGAGTAATTCAGGCCTTGCTGGGGCATGAAGATATTGGAACCACAGAGATTTATACTCATCTTGAAACTTCAGATTTGCGCAGAGCTATCTTGGAACATCATCCTCGAAATATCAAATATAGTGAAGAAAACCAAGTGCTTGATTCTGATAAAACAGACAAAAGATGCCCGAATAACAGATAA
- the aroQ gene encoding type II 3-dehydroquinate dehydratase, with protein sequence MKIQIINGPNLNLLGVREPGIYGSNSFESYLPKLKAKFPDIEIEYFQSNIEGELINKLQEVGFSYDGVVLNAGAYTHTSIALQDCIRSLKCPCVEVHISNVHKREEFRHHSYISCACLGVICGFGLASYELAISGILAQKETEE encoded by the coding sequence ATGAAGATACAAATTATTAATGGTCCAAACTTGAACCTTCTTGGTGTAAGAGAACCGGGTATTTATGGTAGCAATTCTTTCGAGAGTTATCTGCCTAAGCTGAAAGCGAAATTCCCTGATATTGAGATAGAGTACTTTCAGAGCAACATTGAAGGCGAGTTAATCAACAAGCTGCAGGAAGTAGGTTTTTCCTATGATGGTGTAGTACTCAATGCTGGCGCCTATACTCATACCAGCATCGCCTTGCAGGATTGTATTCGCAGTTTGAAATGCCCTTGCGTTGAAGTACACATCTCTAATGTGCATAAACGTGAAGAGTTCCGCCATCATTCATATATTTCCTGTGCTTGCCTGGGCGTAATCTGCGGTTTCGGTCTGGCTTCTTACGAGCTTGCCATTTCTGGAATCTTAGCACAGAAAGAAACAGAAGAGTAA
- a CDS encoding O-methyltransferase: MTETELIDKYICQHIEPEGDYLYRLYRATNIHTIHGRMASGHIQGRLLKMLVEMIRPKNILEVGTFSGYSAICLAQGLQEGGKLYTFEINDEMEDFTRPWIEGSNVADKIDFRIGDANIEAPQLGVKFDMAFVDGDKRTYIETYEMVMSILNPGGYILADNTLWDGHVIDPAYDRDHQTQGIRAFNDLIAKDPRVEVVILPLRDGLTLIRKK; the protein is encoded by the coding sequence ATGACAGAGACTGAACTCATAGACAAATATATCTGCCAGCATATAGAGCCTGAAGGCGATTATCTGTATCGTCTTTACCGCGCCACCAATATACATACTATCCACGGACGTATGGCTAGCGGCCATATTCAGGGCAGACTTCTCAAGATGCTTGTAGAGATGATTCGCCCGAAGAACATTCTGGAAGTAGGCACATTTAGTGGCTATAGTGCTATCTGCCTGGCCCAGGGATTACAGGAAGGTGGAAAACTCTACACTTTCGAAATCAATGATGAGATGGAAGATTTTACCCGTCCCTGGATAGAAGGTTCGAATGTTGCCGACAAGATTGACTTCCGCATCGGTGATGCCAATATAGAAGCGCCCCAACTAGGCGTAAAATTCGATATGGCTTTTGTTGATGGCGATAAGCGTACCTATATAGAAACGTATGAAATGGTTATGAGCATCCTGAACCCTGGAGGCTACATCCTTGCAGACAACACTCTTTGGGATGGTCACGTCATCGATCCTGCCTACGACCGAGACCACCAGACTCAAGGCATTCGGGCTTTCAATGATTTAATAGCAAAAGATCCTAGGGTAGAGGTTGTTATCTTACCGCTACGCGATGGTCTTACACTCATCAGGAAAAAATAA